The DNA sequence aattataaatttagtGAAAAtcgttaaatttatataatatttttttaaaattttttttaaaaaaatatatatatataaattaaaaaagaaattaaagcaatataatgtaaattaaaaaaaatttatacgtACTCGATACATCTACAtttgattattaaaatttaaaatataattaaatatgagattatcataattttgatttatttttcatttatttgttacaaatgcatgtaaaactttaatttttttaactaaacaagagtttttttttctaattatttctTCACTTTCTTAGTTCCGTCAACCTAACAAGGGTGAGATATTTTTCAAACTAAGTTTATCATTATCATATTTTTGGTAAAAATAGTTAATTcgaagaaaaattataaaaaaaaaaaaaaaaaacacaaaatgCTTATTTATAAGTGTGATTGCTTTAGGTGAGGCTATCAGGGTTCAGATTACAGACTCcagggaggaagaagaagaagggcgAGAAGAGGAGccgaggagaaggaagaagaagaagaagaagaagaaggaggggCATAGAAACTCTGTGAAGATGATGCTCTCTCACTCTCAACCTCTGCTTCAGAGCTTCAGGTCTGGGCATGAGGCAGTCACCTCTGAGCTCGAAGACATATTAAACGATACTCGCACATCAACCTTTAAGAGGCTCAGATCAGCCACCTGGGTTGAGCTTAAATTGCTCTTCCAACTTGCAGCTCCTGCTGTGATTGTTTACTTGTTGAATAATGTGGTTTCCATGTCAACCCAGATCTTCTGTGGTCATCTTGGAACTCTTCAGCTTGCGGCTGTTTCCCTTGGAAACACTGGTATCCAAGTTTTTGCCTATGGCCTTATGGTACGTGAATCCCTTCAACCATTAAGATCTCAATCTCAAAAGTTATACTTCACAAAAATAAGGGATTTTTCTTTTGGTAACTTTTGCATTCTCATGATTTGCTCTCCTTTGTAATGATAAtctcatgtttttaatgataatcTCATGTTTGGGTGATTATTTATAACACATTTAATGATCATTCTCCAGTTAAGAGTCTTTATTTAAGAATGATTTTCCAAGACTCAAACGCCTGATCCCTTAAACTTGAAGGGAGATCAGCATATGCTCGTCTAAATTCCTAGACCATTATGCCTTCTGACAAATTATTATTCTAAGTTTCAGGGTGCTTTGATACGGTTAAAAATCTCTCTTCTGGGTTTTATTTTATACAAAATCAAGCTTGAATCTATGGTTGTTTAAAACTAGTAATTAACCTGAAATATTTGCAGCTCGGCATGGGAAGTGCAGTGGAGACCCTTTGTGGGCAAGCATTTGGGGCGCACAAATACGAGATGCTAGGCGTATATCTCCAAAGATCGACAATTCTCCTCATGGCAGCTGGGATCCCTCTCACGCTGATCTATATTTTTTCCAAACCCATCTTGGTCTTACTTGGTGAACCAACAGACATAGCAACTGCAGCTGCAGTTTTTGTCTATGGACTCATCCCTCAAATCTTCGCTTATGCAGCTAACTTTCCTATACAAAAGTTTCTGCAATCACAAAGCATAATCGCTCCCAGTGCATACATATCACTTGTAGCACTTGCGGTGCACATCTTATTTACCTGGCTAGCAGTTTTCAAATGGAACTGGGGCTTGTTAGGTGCAGCCTTGATCCTGAGTTTATCTTGGTGGTTAATCGTAATTGCTCAGTTTCTGTATATTGTGATGAGCAGGAAGTGTAGAAAAACATGGGCTGGTTTTAGTGTGCAGGCATTTTTTGGTCTCTGGAGTTTCTTTAAATTATCAGCAGCATCAGCTGTGATGCTGTGCTTGGAAACCTGGTATTTTCAAGTGCTGGTTTTGATTGCTGGGTTGCTCGAAAATGCAGAGATTGCATTGGATTCTCTCTCAGTTTGGTAAATAATTAACttctgaataatttaattttctcgcAATTAGATTTCCAAGAAAGTTCACTAGTGAAACCTATCCTAgctaaacaaatataaaaaaacaaCTGTTAATTCAATTCTTTATTTTATGCAGCATGACGATTTCCGGATGGGTATACATGATTTCTGTTGGTTTCAATGCAGCTGCCAGGTCTGTTTATTTATTCTTagatcaatttttatataaagaCGACTTTGATATTAATGAGCTAAAATTCGATAATGGGTATAAGAAGATTCTAACTGtgtaaatgaaattaaaaaaccaGCGTGAGAGTGAGCAACGAGCTAGGAGCAGGACATCCAAAATCAGCAGCATTTTCTGTGATAATTGTGAATCTATGCTCTTTCATTATCGCTGTAGTCGCAGCCATCGTCGTGATGATATTGCGAGACTATCTCAGCTACGCTTTCACTGATGGTGAAACTGTTTCCAAAGCAGTCTCCGATCTCACCCCCTTCTTGGCTGTCACCCTCATTCTAAATGGCGTGCAGCCTGTTTTGTCCGGTAAGATAATCTCCCCAACCTCCCCCCTGTTCCCTGTTATTATTACGATTCCTTCATAGCAGtacttttttctaaataaaaaaaatatatattcataaaattttaaaataattaaaaaataataattttttttcttttgaaataaaGACCTTCATTAAcatcaaaaaaaaagaaaagaaaagaaaaatcatgtGACAATACATCAAGCAGATAAGAGATGAAGGGTACGAATTCCACTCACCCGATTCTGACACCACGAAAAAACAAGTTTTtgcttaaatttaatttaataaaatttattaatttatcttttagcttattgcattaaatatttaattacacTAAATCTTctgtaattatatttaataaaaaattacttattataaattaaaatgagatattttaaattatattata is a window from the Manihot esculenta cultivar AM560-2 chromosome 16, M.esculenta_v8, whole genome shotgun sequence genome containing:
- the LOC110603820 gene encoding protein DETOXIFICATION 40; this translates as MMLSHSQPLLQSFRSGHEAVTSELEDILNDTRTSTFKRLRSATWVELKLLFQLAAPAVIVYLLNNVVSMSTQIFCGHLGTLQLAAVSLGNTGIQVFAYGLMLGMGSAVETLCGQAFGAHKYEMLGVYLQRSTILLMAAGIPLTLIYIFSKPILVLLGEPTDIATAAAVFVYGLIPQIFAYAANFPIQKFLQSQSIIAPSAYISLVALAVHILFTWLAVFKWNWGLLGAALILSLSWWLIVIAQFLYIVMSRKCRKTWAGFSVQAFFGLWSFFKLSAASAVMLCLETWYFQVLVLIAGLLENAEIALDSLSVCMTISGWVYMISVGFNAAASVRVSNELGAGHPKSAAFSVIIVNLCSFIIAVVAAIVVMILRDYLSYAFTDGETVSKAVSDLTPFLAVTLILNGVQPVLSGVAVGCGWQAFVAYVNVGCYYLIGVPLGILLGFKFNLGAQGIWSGMIGGTFLQTIILLWVTYRTDWNKEVENAKDRLDIWEEKKEPLLEDKREPLLDDRRDESEN